In the Helianthus annuus cultivar XRQ/B chromosome 11, HanXRQr2.0-SUNRISE, whole genome shotgun sequence genome, one interval contains:
- the LOC110888967 gene encoding uncharacterized protein LOC110888967 produces MSLQSPEDAIPWVGLYTALASFLCLLAMAADLARGFWRWKLWFPNRFFTLNAATLTLIAIAMKLPVDLTTKMSSIEVSTSKNCSISFLVTMIANFLPSLGLMNDKELLMNIVALEILVVTVVVNILIQTYTNALFVPFIPVLIFPILWPFSVATATSTFRKKTEHQYNESQRLVSCRQEKKFSYKQLRSYVKKYWMMVESCDPQLVIAYSPISSACGDICLGLAIISGLYLVSFLSTKKDEFFGTSDYKWSIKVIIFVQSIGVAIGSIAPLFRFFTSNGNYIFSKKWSKNELNVFLVEKHWVQRLQQWKHNHIHSHILGRECNIVLHILKNIVLNLLIALHITVLVICKIICLVPRFFLILLSCCWYFFKSFLNMFKKVENVSNTSNASSEIEEYRRYVVQIEDEAKLSKSILRNMLHYISQLLKEYEEKEPRKLMKLLEKSTGFSGVLEFDNTKVPPLCPEETHNCWSLILVTLTSTAIALPNIGNDHFKGLLSGMKEGLQLVRHVEECLNVDDDLVNARKASRHAWTEVEVYGTWQRIDLQKKARKGKTSKEILKWLGHEAAKLVIQFKSNKNTSTYHLVNKFIPASSMYRISETVLLYCNEKENWPRDEELFEWISTIIADLLLACFTNLERVIKAKCHHHAIEKRGDNIRIAAQLLGKSKNILKILKERRLPDIDQHSMAYIDKWRALPMSQLSNGVHNHILNDGASSGGVQRGPPSFNVSHVVSIM; encoded by the coding sequence ATGAGTTTGCAATCTCCTGAAGACGCGATACCATGGGTGGGGTTGTATACTGCTCTAGCATCTTTTCTATGCCTACTTGCAATGGCAGCCGATCTTGCGCGTGGGTTTTGGCGATGGAAATTATGGTTTCCAAACAGGTTTTTCACTCTTAACGCTGCTACTCTAACGCTTATCGCAATAGCAATGAAGTTGCCTGTCGATCTTACCACTAAAATGTCTAGCATTGAAGTTTCTACATCAAAGAATTGTAGCATATCTTTCTTGGTCACCATGATAGCCAATTTTTTACCTTCGTTAGGGCTTATGAATGACAAAGAGCTTCTAATGAACATCGTGGCTTTGGAAATCCTTGTCGTCACGGTTGTTGTAAATATATTGATCCAAACTTACACCAATGCGCTTTTTGTACCATTTATTCCTGTATTGATATTTCCCATTCTATGGCCATTTTCAGTAGCTACGGCAACTTCAACATTTAGAAAAAAAACAGAACATCAATATAATGAGTCGCAACGATTGGTTTCATGTCGTCAAGAGAAAAAGTTTTCCTACAAGCAACTAAGAAGTTATGTAAAAAAGTATTGGATGATGGTAGAAAGTTGTGACCCCCAACTTGTGATTGCTTACTCACCAATTTCTTCTGCCTGTGGGGATATATGCTTAGGCCTTGCTATCATATCAGGTTTGTATTTGGTATCATTTCTAAGTACgaagaaagatgagtttttcgGTACTTCAGATTATAAGTGGTCGATCAAGGTAATAATTTTCGTTCAATCAATTGGAGTTGCAATAGGTAGTATTGCGCCACTTTTTAGATTTTTCACATCAAATGGAAATTACATTTTCTCTAAGAAATGGAGCAAGAACGAGTTAAATGTTTTCCTAGTTGAGAAACATTGGGTCCAAAGACTTCAGCAATGGAAACACAACCATATCCATTCACATATTCTAGGCCGCGAGTGTAATATAGTATTGCATATACTAAAAAACATCGTTTTGAACTTGTTAATAGCCCTTCATATTACGGTTTTGGTTATATGTAAGATCATATGTCTCGTTCCAAGATTTTTTCTTATATTACTCTCGTGTTGTTGGTATTTCTTCAAGTCgtttttaaacatgtttaaaaaggtAGAAAATGTATCTAATACTAGCAATGCGAGCTCAGAAATAGAAGAATATAGAAGATATGTGGTACAAATTGAAGATGAAGCGAAACTTTCAAAGAGTATATTAAGAAATATGTTACATTATATAAGTCAATTACTTAAAGAATACGAAGAGAAAGAGCCACGAAAGCTTATGAAACTTCTAGAGAAATCTACAGGATTTAGTGGCGTATTAGAGTTCGACAATACTAAAGTCCCACCTTTATGTCCAGAAGAAACCCACAACTGCTGGAGCCTTATACTAGTAACACTGACATCAACTGCCATTGCACTTCCAAACATTGGGAATGATCATTTCAAGGGGTTGCTTTCCGGAATGAAGGAAGGCCTTCAATTAGTAAGACATGTTGAAGAATGTCTCAATGTAGATGACGACTTAGTAAACGCAAGAAAAGCTTCAAGACATGCATGGACAGAAGTTGAAGTATATGGCACGTGGCAACGAATTGATCTTCAAAAGAAGGCTCGTAAAGGGAAAACGTCAAAGGAGATTCTTAAATGGTTGGGTCATGAAGCAGCAAAACTTGTGATACAGTTTAAGAGCAACAAGAATACAAGTACATATCACTTAGTTAATAAGTTCATACCCGCAAGTTCCATGTATAGAATCAGTGAGACCGTGTTGTTGTACTGCAATGAGAAAGAAAATTGGCCTCGTGATGAAGAACTTTTTGAATGGATATCAACTATAATCGCAGATTTGTTACTCGCTTGCTTTACGAACTTGGAACGTGTAATAAAAGCGAAGTGCCATCACCATGCAATAGAGAAAAGGGGAGACAACATCCGAATTGCAGCCCAACTTCTTGGTAAATCTAAAAATATCCTTAAGATCCTTAAAGAACGTCGGCTTCCTGACATAGATCAACACTCGATGGCATACATTGATAAGTGGCGTGCACTACCAATGAGTCAACTATCGAATGGTGTTCACAATCACATACTCAATGATGGAGCTTCTTCGGGTGGGGTTCAACGTGGTCCTCCAAGTTTTAATGTATCGCACGTAGTAAGTATTATGTAA